Proteins encoded within one genomic window of Bacillus sp. 1NLA3E:
- a CDS encoding heme lyase CcmF/NrfE family subunit, producing MNLLANATIYVGFALAIYSFLIMTLGISTKNQKLVNSGKGGVIAILVCSSLAMIILLYFLGTSHFEYKYVTDYTSSDLPVIYKLTALWAGNSGSLLLWTFFLTLYMVMITFSRKMKGNPMVPYIASILLANAIFFFFILGFVAKPFELLSQIPAEGKGLNPMLQNPGMIIHPVTLYLGYVGLAVPFAFAMAALIMKNMDDFWIKMTRRWTIIAWLFLSLGNIFGGQWAYVELGWGGYWAWDPVENASFMPWLTATAFLHSVMIQERKNMLKVWNISLIVISYALTLFGTFLVRSGVLTSVHAFADSNLGLYFLIFMGVAVIGALYVLMSRYNLIKRSAGEFQSYVSKESSFLINNLLLVGAAFAVFWGTIFPLVSEAVRGTKVTVGMPFFNKVEAPILLSMMFIMAVCPLLAWQKSTLKNLRKNFLIPAILAVIGMVLMVILGIQKAWAVIGYGVIIILFTTHFFEFYRGVKARRKMTGEMPLIALYRLMTKNRRRYGGYLVHIGIAFIAMGIIGSQNYDLQTMKTIELGKSIEIKDYKLIYDKLDQRKEGINDIVYADLTVFKNGKKLGSYEAQKVFYGNWEEPSSEVAIISSLKEDLYIVLSAWEDDGRGTFIVKVNPMMNWLWIGSFMIVIGSLFAVWNGRYQNITPRYTGVDKEVS from the coding sequence ATGAATTTATTAGCTAACGCGACAATTTATGTAGGATTTGCACTGGCGATTTACTCATTTCTAATTATGACTCTTGGAATCAGTACCAAAAATCAAAAGCTTGTTAACAGCGGTAAGGGTGGAGTAATTGCAATTTTAGTTTGTTCGTCCCTAGCCATGATAATTCTTCTTTACTTTTTGGGTACATCGCACTTTGAGTACAAATACGTTACAGACTACACAAGCAGCGACCTGCCAGTCATATACAAATTAACTGCATTATGGGCAGGAAACTCTGGATCGCTTTTACTTTGGACATTCTTTTTAACATTATACATGGTGATGATTACCTTCTCTCGGAAAATGAAAGGTAATCCAATGGTTCCTTATATTGCATCGATTTTATTAGCAAATGCAATTTTCTTCTTCTTCATTCTTGGCTTTGTGGCAAAACCTTTCGAACTCTTAAGCCAGATACCAGCAGAAGGAAAAGGACTTAATCCTATGCTTCAAAATCCGGGGATGATTATCCATCCGGTTACTCTTTATTTAGGATATGTGGGACTTGCTGTACCGTTTGCATTTGCAATGGCAGCCCTAATTATGAAGAATATGGATGACTTCTGGATTAAGATGACAAGAAGATGGACGATTATCGCTTGGTTATTCTTAAGCTTAGGAAATATTTTTGGCGGACAGTGGGCATATGTTGAGCTCGGTTGGGGTGGATACTGGGCATGGGATCCAGTGGAAAACGCTTCGTTTATGCCTTGGTTAACTGCAACTGCCTTCTTGCATTCTGTTATGATTCAAGAACGCAAAAATATGCTCAAGGTTTGGAATATCAGCTTAATTGTCATTTCTTATGCCTTAACTTTATTTGGAACGTTCTTAGTGCGAAGCGGAGTACTAACATCTGTGCATGCCTTTGCCGATTCAAATTTAGGATTATACTTCCTTATTTTCATGGGTGTTGCCGTCATTGGTGCACTTTATGTCTTGATGAGTCGTTACAATTTAATCAAGCGCAGTGCTGGTGAATTCCAATCGTATGTTTCAAAAGAAAGTAGTTTCTTAATTAATAATCTATTATTGGTGGGCGCTGCATTCGCAGTTTTCTGGGGAACCATTTTCCCGCTTGTTTCTGAAGCCGTTCGCGGAACAAAGGTGACGGTTGGAATGCCTTTCTTTAATAAAGTTGAAGCACCAATATTATTATCGATGATGTTCATTATGGCTGTCTGTCCACTATTAGCTTGGCAGAAATCAACCTTAAAGAACCTACGAAAAAACTTTTTAATCCCAGCAATTTTAGCTGTGATTGGAATGGTATTAATGGTTATTTTAGGAATTCAAAAAGCATGGGCGGTTATTGGATACGGAGTAATTATTATCTTATTTACCACTCACTTCTTTGAATTCTACCGTGGCGTAAAAGCAAGAAGAAAGATGACTGGAGAAATGCCACTAATTGCGTTATACCGCTTAATGACTAAGAATAGAAGAAGATATGGCGGTTATCTCGTTCACATCGGTATTGCTTTCATCGCAATGGGTATTATCGGCTCACAAAACTATGATCTTCAAACGATGAAAACAATTGAGCTTGGTAAATCGATTGAAATTAAGGATTATAAACTCATTTATGACAAGCTTGATCAGCGTAAAGAGGGGATAAATGATATTGTTTATGCTGATTTGACAGTATTTAAGAATGGGAAAAAATTAGGTAGTTACGAAGCACAGAAAGTCTTCTATGGTAACTGGGAAGAGCCTTCCTCAGAGGTAGCCATTATCAGTTCACTTAAAGAGGATTTGTATATTGTTCTAAGTGCTTGGGAAGATGATGGACGTGGAACGTTTATTGTAAAAGTTAACCCAATGATGAATTGGTTATGGATTGGCTCCTTCATGATTGTGATAGGTTCTTTATTCGCAGTATGGAATGGCAGATATCAAAATATTACTCCTAGATATACCGGAGTAGATAAAGAGGTGTCTTAA
- a CDS encoding cytochrome c maturation protein CcmE yields the protein MKKNTIVMLGGFVIVGAIIFLLMAATPGSSGIELKMDELLKNQEKYQDDYVTVEGLLIGDSIKWDADKIQLKFDLKDNDGNVMHVIHDGIKPDNFAEGVIVILQGSPTNKNTFVAETVKTRCPSKYEGKDMKNYDPETHKDKLNKKPSSEE from the coding sequence ATGAAAAAGAATACCATTGTCATGTTGGGCGGTTTCGTGATTGTTGGAGCAATTATTTTCCTTCTGATGGCTGCAACACCAGGTTCAAGCGGAATTGAATTAAAAATGGACGAACTTCTGAAAAATCAAGAAAAGTATCAAGACGACTATGTTACTGTTGAAGGTCTATTAATAGGAGATTCCATTAAATGGGACGCTGACAAGATTCAGTTGAAATTTGATTTAAAAGATAACGATGGAAACGTAATGCATGTAATCCATGATGGTATTAAACCTGATAACTTTGCAGAGGGTGTTATCGTGATTTTACAAGGGTCTCCAACGAATAAGAATACTTTTGTTGCAGAAACTGTAAAAACAAGATGTCCATCTAAGTATGAAGGTAAAGATATGAAAAACTACGACCCAGAAACGCACAAGGACAAACTTAACAAGAAGCCTTCAAGCGAAGAGTAA